The following are from one region of the Pseudazoarcus pumilus genome:
- the ubiB gene encoding ubiquinone biosynthesis regulatory protein kinase UbiB: MRLFRLARIVFVSLRFGLDRVVLDVDASGRLARVWKFFFFWRRFSQPRGVRLRRALESLGPIFVKFGQMLSTRRDLLPPDVADELALLQDRVPPFPAEQAVAVLEAFYGQPVDEVFRRFAREPVASASVAQVHFAELPDGTEVAIKILRPGIERVISHDIALLETAAMLLEKLWAEGRRLKPREVVAEFSKHLNDELDLMREAANCSQLRRNFADSRLLLVPEVYWDWCGREVMVMERMHGVPISQNDALLAQGTDLSALSRAGVEIFFTQVFRDGFFHADMHPGNILVHRDGRYIALDFGIMGTLNEEDKNYLAQNFLAFFKRDYRRVALAHIEAGWVPAKTRVEDFEAAIRTVCEPIFDKPLKDISFGKTLLRLFQTARRFEMGVQPQLVLLQKTLLNIEGLGRQLDPDLDLWKTAKPFLERWMGEQLGVRGFVQSLQTEAPNWATTLPQLPRLVHAALVEHERQRRGRGDELERLVAAQRRQGRWLALIGVALAALLALELYTRFG; the protein is encoded by the coding sequence GTGCGTCTCTTCCGTCTTGCCCGAATCGTCTTCGTGAGCCTGCGCTTCGGCCTGGATCGCGTGGTGCTCGACGTCGACGCCAGCGGGCGGCTCGCACGCGTGTGGAAGTTCTTCTTCTTCTGGCGCCGCTTCTCGCAACCGCGCGGAGTGCGTCTGCGCCGTGCGCTCGAGTCGCTCGGGCCGATCTTCGTCAAGTTCGGCCAGATGCTCTCCACGCGGCGCGACCTGCTGCCACCCGACGTGGCCGACGAACTGGCGCTGTTGCAGGATCGCGTGCCGCCGTTTCCCGCCGAGCAGGCGGTGGCCGTGCTCGAGGCCTTCTACGGCCAGCCGGTCGACGAGGTGTTTCGCCGCTTCGCGCGCGAGCCGGTGGCTTCGGCCTCGGTCGCGCAGGTGCATTTCGCCGAGCTGCCCGATGGTACCGAGGTGGCGATCAAGATCCTGCGCCCCGGCATCGAGCGTGTCATCTCGCACGACATCGCACTGCTCGAGACGGCCGCGATGCTGCTCGAGAAGCTGTGGGCGGAGGGGCGGCGTCTGAAGCCGCGCGAGGTCGTGGCGGAATTCTCCAAGCATCTGAACGACGAACTCGACCTGATGCGCGAGGCGGCCAACTGCTCGCAGTTGCGGCGCAACTTCGCCGATTCGCGCCTGCTGCTGGTGCCCGAGGTGTATTGGGACTGGTGCGGGCGCGAGGTGATGGTGATGGAGCGCATGCACGGCGTGCCGATCTCGCAGAACGATGCGCTGCTCGCACAGGGCACGGACCTGTCCGCGCTGTCGCGCGCGGGCGTCGAGATCTTCTTCACTCAGGTCTTCCGCGACGGCTTCTTCCACGCCGACATGCATCCGGGCAACATCCTGGTGCATCGCGACGGGCGCTACATCGCGCTCGACTTCGGCATCATGGGCACGCTCAACGAAGAGGACAAGAACTACCTCGCGCAGAATTTCCTGGCCTTCTTCAAGCGCGACTACCGGCGCGTGGCGCTGGCCCACATCGAGGCCGGCTGGGTGCCGGCCAAGACCCGCGTCGAGGACTTCGAGGCGGCCATCCGCACGGTGTGCGAGCCGATCTTCGACAAGCCGCTCAAGGACATCTCCTTCGGCAAGACGCTGCTGCGCCTGTTCCAGACCGCGCGCCGCTTCGAGATGGGGGTGCAGCCGCAGCTGGTGCTGCTGCAGAAGACGCTGCTCAACATCGAGGGGCTGGGCCGTCAGCTCGACCCCGATCTGGACCTGTGGAAGACCGCCAAGCCTTTCCTCGAGCGCTGGATGGGAGAACAGCTGGGCGTGCGCGGTTTCGTCCAGTCGCTGCAGACGGAAGCGCCGAACTGGGCGACGACGCTGCCGCAGCTGCCGCGCCTGGTGCATGCGGCACTGGTCGAGCACGAACGTCAACGCCGCGGCCGCGGTGACGAACTCGAACGCCTCGTCGCCGCGCAACGGCGCCAGGGGCGGTGGCTGGCACTGATCGGCGTGGCGCTCGCCGCGCTGCTCGCGCTGGAGTTGTACACGCGCTTCGGCTGA
- a CDS encoding acyltransferase family protein, protein MTFRPDLQGLRALAVILVVLAHAGVPGIAGGFVGVDVFFVLSGYLISALLVAEHARNGRIAMARFYARRLRRLLPALLAMMTLTTAAAAWLLSREEARTMLASTPFAASWTSNLFFALRTLDYFDELGARDLFLHTWSLGVEEQFYLIWPPLLAGVLWLSTRGVRALTALAALTLVGMLACVLWTHLAPIQAFYQMPARIWQFSLGATICLAIDRGTVRLNRTASLLALGCGLTLVLVSAISLDTATPYPGIHALAPSLGAAAIIAGGITATRNPLADVRLVWIGDRSYSIYLWHWPVLTFGAALGFDHSAAETAALLLLTLLLAMLTYRLIELPFWKGHLSHFAPRPVMLTGLLAITIAFAGSLHALWAPSSGERSKRDPELDIRLDMPVIYRMGCDSWISSAELSPCVFGEREASRTVVFIGDSIGAQWFSAFPALFPPPQWRVVVLTKSACPIVDEDIFYKRIGGIFEICSRWRADAIDAIVAQQPEAVIIGSGNGSALDARQWIEGSRRILARLSPHVGQILVLAGTPHLGMDGPGCLARAREQEHFPLIEACRGKPSSEKAARIAGHLREAARGLPNVVVFDPAPLVCPDGRCSAITAHGVPVFRDNQHLTDRFVRASAAPLRAALESVMALD, encoded by the coding sequence ATGACATTCCGACCCGATCTGCAGGGACTGCGCGCACTGGCGGTCATTCTCGTCGTCCTCGCTCATGCCGGAGTGCCTGGCATCGCGGGCGGTTTCGTCGGCGTGGACGTGTTCTTTGTGCTTTCCGGCTATCTGATCAGCGCCCTGCTGGTCGCGGAGCACGCTCGCAACGGCCGCATTGCCATGGCCCGCTTCTATGCGCGCCGCCTGCGCCGTCTGCTGCCCGCGCTGCTTGCGATGATGACGCTGACGACGGCAGCCGCTGCCTGGCTGCTGTCGCGCGAAGAAGCGCGGACAATGCTCGCATCGACCCCGTTCGCAGCAAGCTGGACGAGCAATCTGTTCTTCGCCTTGCGCACACTCGACTACTTCGACGAACTGGGCGCACGCGACCTGTTCCTGCACACCTGGTCACTGGGCGTCGAGGAGCAGTTCTATCTGATCTGGCCACCACTGCTCGCCGGCGTCCTGTGGCTGTCGACGCGCGGCGTGCGGGCGCTCACCGCACTGGCTGCGCTGACGCTGGTCGGGATGCTCGCCTGCGTCTTGTGGACGCATCTGGCGCCGATTCAAGCCTTCTACCAGATGCCCGCGCGCATCTGGCAATTCTCGCTCGGCGCCACCATCTGCTTGGCGATCGATCGCGGCACTGTGCGTCTCAACCGCACTGCCTCCTTGCTCGCACTGGGTTGCGGGCTGACCCTTGTCCTCGTCAGCGCCATCTCGCTCGACACCGCAACGCCCTATCCCGGCATCCACGCGCTCGCGCCCAGCCTGGGCGCGGCAGCGATCATCGCCGGCGGCATCACGGCAACGCGAAATCCGCTGGCGGACGTCCGGCTGGTGTGGATCGGCGACCGCTCCTACTCGATCTATCTATGGCACTGGCCGGTACTCACCTTTGGCGCAGCACTCGGTTTCGATCACAGCGCGGCGGAAACGGCCGCATTGCTTCTTCTCACCCTGCTGCTGGCGATGCTCACCTACCGTCTGATCGAGCTGCCATTCTGGAAAGGCCACCTCAGCCATTTCGCGCCAAGACCGGTCATGCTTACCGGCCTGCTGGCGATCACGATCGCGTTCGCAGGATCCCTGCATGCCTTGTGGGCACCTTCTTCGGGCGAACGATCCAAGCGTGACCCGGAACTCGACATCCGTCTCGACATGCCGGTGATCTATCGCATGGGCTGCGACAGCTGGATCAGCAGCGCCGAACTGTCCCCTTGCGTGTTCGGCGAGAGGGAGGCCTCCCGCACGGTGGTGTTCATCGGGGACAGCATCGGCGCGCAATGGTTTTCCGCCTTTCCGGCACTGTTCCCGCCGCCGCAGTGGCGCGTCGTAGTACTCACCAAGTCGGCGTGTCCGATCGTCGACGAGGATATCTTCTACAAGCGCATCGGCGGCATCTTCGAGATCTGCAGCCGGTGGCGGGCGGACGCCATCGATGCCATCGTCGCGCAACAGCCGGAGGCGGTGATCATCGGCAGCGGCAACGGTTCCGCACTCGACGCCAGGCAATGGATCGAGGGCAGCCGGCGCATCCTCGCCCGGCTGTCGCCGCACGTGGGGCAGATTCTCGTGCTGGCCGGTACGCCGCACCTGGGCATGGACGGGCCAGGATGCCTGGCCCGCGCGCGCGAGCAGGAACACTTCCCGCTGATCGAAGCCTGTCGCGGCAAGCCGTCCTCCGAGAAGGCCGCGCGCATCGCCGGGCACCTGCGCGAGGCGGCTCGCGGGCTGCCCAACGTCGTCGTATTCGATCCGGCCCCGCTGGTGTGCCCCGACGGCCGCTGCTCGGCGATCACCGCGCATGGTGTGCCGGTGTTCCGGGACAACCAGCATCTGACCGACCGTTTCGTTCGGGCCAGCGCCGCACCATTGCGTGCCGCGCTGGAGAGTGTGATGGCCCTGGACTGA
- the argS gene encoding arginine--tRNA ligase — protein sequence MSAEPRIHLAELLQAALTSVAPDHADTPVHIERPKQAGHGDFASNLALQLAKPLRRNPRELAAMLVRELPASDLVVAAEVAGAGFINFTLADAAKTAVVHDVLARGETFGRGARSGVKVLVEFVSANPTGPLHVGHGRGAAYGASLAAVLDFAGCDVSREYYINDAGRQMDILALSTWLRYLALVGVEVPFPPNGYQGEYVVAMARELFAAHGDRFGRVCAADVLVGTPGLPAPERKDDEAARQREAHLDALIASARRLLGEDYAWVHGFALNAQLGDCREDLGEFGVHFDHWFSERSLFDTGLVERAVGQLERAGHVYAQDGAKWFRSTDFGDEKDRVVQRENGQYTYFASDIAYHLNKYERGFDRIIDVWGADHHGYIARVRGAIAALGLAPEKLEVSLVQFAVLYRNGQKASMSTRSGDFVTLRELRGEVGNDACRFFYVLRKSDQHLDFDLDLAKSQSNENPVYYIQYAHARVCSVLAQWDGAVSDLAEADLAPLAGERELALCARLGAFAEVVQSAAADYAPHQIAFYLKDLAGDFHAWYNAERMLVDDEAVRFARLALAAAVRRVLANGLALLGVSAPESM from the coding sequence ATGAGCGCCGAACCCAGGATTCACCTCGCCGAACTGCTGCAGGCTGCGCTGACCAGCGTTGCGCCCGATCATGCCGACACGCCGGTGCATATCGAGCGACCCAAGCAGGCCGGGCACGGCGACTTCGCGAGCAATCTGGCATTGCAGCTGGCCAAGCCCTTGCGGCGCAATCCGCGCGAGCTGGCGGCGATGCTGGTGCGAGAGCTGCCCGCCTCCGATCTGGTCGTGGCCGCCGAAGTGGCGGGCGCCGGTTTCATCAACTTCACGCTGGCTGATGCGGCCAAGACGGCGGTGGTGCACGACGTGCTCGCCCGGGGCGAGACCTTCGGTCGCGGGGCGCGCTCGGGTGTGAAGGTGCTGGTGGAGTTCGTCTCGGCCAATCCGACCGGGCCGCTGCACGTCGGTCACGGGCGCGGCGCGGCCTATGGCGCCTCGCTCGCGGCGGTGCTCGACTTCGCCGGTTGCGACGTGAGCCGCGAGTACTACATCAACGATGCCGGCCGGCAGATGGACATCCTCGCGCTGTCGACCTGGCTGCGCTATCTGGCACTGGTTGGCGTCGAGGTGCCGTTCCCGCCCAACGGCTATCAGGGCGAATACGTCGTGGCGATGGCGCGCGAGCTGTTCGCGGCACATGGCGATCGTTTCGGCCGGGTCTGCGCCGCCGACGTGCTCGTCGGCACGCCCGGGCTGCCGGCGCCCGAACGCAAGGATGACGAGGCCGCACGACAGCGCGAGGCGCATCTGGATGCGCTGATCGCCAGCGCCCGCCGCCTGCTCGGTGAGGATTACGCCTGGGTGCACGGCTTCGCGCTCAACGCACAGCTGGGCGATTGTCGCGAGGATCTGGGCGAGTTCGGCGTGCATTTCGACCACTGGTTCTCCGAGCGCAGCCTGTTCGATACCGGTCTGGTCGAGCGCGCCGTGGGACAGCTCGAACGCGCTGGTCACGTGTATGCGCAGGACGGCGCGAAGTGGTTCCGTTCGACCGATTTCGGCGACGAGAAAGACCGCGTGGTGCAGCGCGAGAACGGTCAATACACCTACTTCGCTTCCGACATCGCCTACCACCTGAACAAGTACGAACGCGGTTTCGACCGCATCATCGATGTGTGGGGGGCGGATCACCACGGCTACATCGCGCGTGTCCGGGGCGCCATCGCCGCGCTGGGGCTGGCGCCGGAGAAGCTCGAGGTGTCGCTGGTGCAGTTCGCGGTGCTCTATCGCAACGGGCAGAAGGCCTCGATGTCTACCCGCTCGGGGGATTTCGTCACGCTGCGCGAGTTGCGCGGCGAGGTCGGCAACGATGCCTGCCGCTTCTTCTACGTGCTGCGCAAGAGCGACCAGCACCTGGACTTCGACCTGGATCTGGCCAAGAGCCAGAGCAACGAAAACCCGGTCTACTACATCCAGTACGCGCATGCGCGCGTGTGCTCGGTGCTCGCGCAGTGGGACGGTGCGGTATCCGACCTGGCCGAGGCGGATCTGGCCCCGTTGGCCGGCGAGCGCGAACTCGCCCTGTGCGCGCGGCTGGGCGCCTTCGCCGAAGTCGTGCAAAGTGCCGCTGCCGACTATGCGCCGCATCAGATCGCCTTCTACCTGAAGGATCTGGCCGGCGACTTCCACGCCTGGTACAACGCCGAGCGCATGCTCGTCGACGACGAGGCGGTACGATTCGCGCGGCTCGCGCTGGCCGCCGCAGTGCGTCGCGTCCTGGCCAACGGACTGGCCCTGCTCGGCGTCTCGGCGCCGGAGTCGATGTAA